From the genome of Solanum lycopersicum chromosome 7, SLM_r2.1:
AACAATATCATCAAATTAGCTTTCACTAGAGCAGCCTCTTCAGACAAAgccctttttatattaaatatatatatatacaggtCAAGATAAAAGGGAAAATCATTTTTAGCCACCAAAAAATTGGTCATTTTCCAATAGTACATCTTTAATTAGCTCCAAAATTAATCCCACTTGTGTGTAGGGTAAGAAGGTCCAATAAGTAACTGTGACCAGAATTCTTGTAAAGTGGACTTGGACTTTGGGGGGTTGGGACTTGGGTGGGGCATTGTGAGACTTGGAATAATGTAAAGAATTGTAGGACCAAAAATAAGGTAATTAAATAGCAAAATCCCACTAGTTATATAATTCCTAAATTCTTGATTTCTTCTCCTATAAATACCCTTTCAAAGAATCACTCTTTTCTCatcaaacattttaatattcATCTCTTCAATCTCTTGTATAATTCAcatcatataatttaattaccaagaaaaattaagatggagaacttcccaattatcaACTTGGAAAATCTTAATGGAGATGAGAGAGCCAAAACCATGGAAATGATCAAAGATGCATGTGAGAATTGGGGCTTCTTTGaggtaataataattacatttcGCATAAACATACAACGTCACTTTCTATATTGAGTAACTCTGTAATTCCAACATCCTACCACATGACTTAAAAGACTACAACGTGACAATATTTACTTTCATAAACTTTACATCGAGTCATACTAAGacacataaaatgaaacagaAAATATTCTAATCTTTGTACATAGatgttttttcttaatatgttCATGTGATCATTGTAGTTGGTGAACCATGGGATTCCACATGAAGTAATGGACACTGTGGAGAAATTGACAAAGGGACATTACAAGAAGTGCATGGAACAGAGGTTTAAGGAATTGGTAGCAAGTAAGGGACTTGAAGCTGTGCAAGCTGAGGTTACTGATTTAGATTGGGAAAGCACTTTCTTCTTGCGCCATCTTCCTACTTCTAATATCTCTCAAGTACCCGATCTTGACGAAGAATACAGGTACATACATGTGTCCTACATATtgcatatataataaataaacacaaaatttaagttatatacactgacaatataactaattataatGTTGTACCAAATGATGCAGAGAGGTGATGAGAGATTTTGCTAAAAGATTGGAGAAGTTGGCTGAGGAGTTACTTGACTTACTCTGTGAAAATCTTGGACTTGaaaaaagttatttgaaaaATGCCTTTTATGGATCAAAAGGTCCCAATTTCGGTACTAAAGTTAGCAACTATCCACCATGTCCTAAGCCCGATTTGATCAAGGGACTCCGCGCTCATACAGACGCAGGAGGCATCATACTTCTGTTCCAAGATGACAAAGTGAGTGGCCTTCAACTCCTCAAAGACGAGCAATGGATCGATGTTCCTCCCATGCGCCACTCTATTGTGGTTAACCTTGGTGACCAGCTTGAGGTACAAGATTCACTGAAAGTGTGTGTGATTTTCTCACTAAAACTTAAAAGTAGTACTCCTCCCTCTGTTTCAAAAAGGAtgtctagtttgacttggaacggagcttaagaaaagaaagaagattttttaatctcgtgattctaaattaaagttctgtcaaatgtatcaaaacgTCCTTTAATCACAtgatcttaaacatgccacgtggaaagttaaagtttaAGTGTTACCAAAAAAGTGaaggggtcattcttttttctaaacagactaaaaaggaaatagagtcattcttttttaaaacggAGAGAGTACTAAAAAGGGTATTTATGAAATGTTATAAAAACAGGTGATTACCAACGGGAAGTACAAGAGCGTGATGCACAGAGTGATTGCACAAACAGATGGGACTCGGATGTCACTAGCATCATTTTATAATCCAGGAAATGACGCGGTGATCTATCCAGCACCATCTCTAATTGAGGAAAGCAAGCAAGTTTATCCGAAATTCGTGTTTGATGATTACATGAAGTTATATGCTGGACTAAAGTTTCAGCCAAAAGAGCCAAGATTTGAAGCAATGAAGGCTATGGAAGCTAATGTGGAATTAGTTGATCAAATTGCAAGTgcttaaagaaaattattatgttCTTGGAAGTTATACAAACGTAGCTAATTAAACACATAATTATACAAAAGATGGTGTATGTGTGTGTGATTGTTGTGTGGTATTTTAAAGGGTTCTAAAGCTtgtgataaaaaataatctgaTAAATGAAAGTTACTTTATAGTACAAATGATTGCTAGTGTCCTGTTCCTTTTTACAAGTTACTAATTTTTAAGCATTCTTAATTCACTGTTGAGAAATTCAGTATGACCAAATTTCAAATATCATTTGTAcgttgaaaataatattttgtttcaaattttaaaataaaacaatgatCAAACGCCCGCTTATATTGTTGTTGGACAAGTgtattatgaaaatttttattagatGAGACCAGGAACAGAGAAATTTAAAAAGGATTAGGTAAAAATGAAAGGAATGATGATCCCTTATAATTAGCCAAAGGAAAAATAGTTGCACATTATTGTGGAAATTGCAATAGACTATGGTCTATGGGTGTGTTCGAtagaaggaaaacattttttgatTTTCTCGTATTCAGTtggttaaaatttttgaaaatgttttgcataaaaaaataatttcttaaaatgacaaaaaaaaaattctaatagaaataaagaaaataagttttttttccaCCTTCATTGTGTCATCCCCACccccaacccccccccccacccccctaTTAAAATAGGTAATGTATCAGTATCCTTTCGGTTTACTTTTTATGCAAGAAAAGGATAAAACTTTCTTTGTCATCAACgtctttttaatgatgaaaaagttAAGCCTATAATCTTGACCCATACTAATTAAACTAACATCAGTCAGAGTGTTgtagaaatttataattaaacatGGAAGTTGACGTGGGTATCACATAGTgggaaaaataaattgagtagTGAGAAATAAGAATATAAATGAACTTCACTAATAAGATGAGTCAACTTCACTTCAAAGCAAACTATTCTCTCCGTTTCGACACTTTCAAATTTTAGAGATTCAAACAAGtttatatttcatcataaattatttacaaatcttttaaatattttttgactgTCAATTATTAAGACTTATAGTACTTTTACAAATATATgaatatcattttaaagaagaaaaaaagataaagaagaacaaagctgattttcattgtttaaattctttaacaatattttcatcaagatCATCTTAACATATAAACTTTATGTTGTCAACAATGGCTACTAATTCAGCAGGTATATTCGTCATAAGACAAAATGAATGAGTCGATGACCATTATCAATAATCGTTTTCCTtgtctttttttgtttgtttaaggGAGGGGCTGGGTGAAGGGACAGGGAATAACCTTTGTACattctgtttttctttttattattttcgttTTGTGTTCGACACTCACACTCTTTTTAAAAAggtatttttatattcaaaaagaCTCGAATTCGAAACTTCTTATTAAAAATGAAGGAATACTTACTCTCTTCCCACAACATTCGACTTTTATTTATAGGAAGGAGGGAAATTATTCTGAGCACTTCATTCATAAGTTTTATGAAtccatttattaaaaataatgattaatatgAATATCTTATCACAATATTCATGTTAACTAGTCTTTTGGTTCCATATTATGTGGCATTTTTGAATTTCGATATTCAAAcaaatttatttctatttataatatttttatagatcttctaaacattttaaattatcaattattgcgacttatagtacttttcacGTAGCTTACggacatataaattttatttcaaaaaaaaagaaaatttcacaCACAAATTCTCGATCTAACTTAAACTATTTGATTCTACAGAAAACGAAAAAGTCTCATATAAATTAGGAAGAATTGAGTAATATAATCTAAGATGTTGAGAAATGATTTgccatataaataataaaatataaggaGTAATAATGTACCATTTTTGGTACAGCAAGGCTTAGCTCTTTTCCGGTGCAGATGAATAAACCGGTATTTTCTCTTTCAGTTGCTGCTCCGGGGAAAGAAGTTTCATTTGCTTTGGTAGTCTCGTACGTATTCTAAATTAAAAGATTCCCGTGAAAGGGCTGAAAAGGAAGTTCGAATGAAGTGAGAGCAATGACGTCTAGATACTAGAGATT
Proteins encoded in this window:
- the EFE gene encoding 1-aminocyclopropane-1-carboxylate oxidase 4 (The RefSeq protein has 1 substitution compared to this genomic sequence) encodes the protein MENFPIINLENLNGDERAKTMEMIKDACENWGFFELVNHGIPHEVMDTVEKLTKGHYKKCMEQRFKELVASKGLEAVQAEVTDLDWESTFFLRHLPTSNISQVPDLDEEYREVMRDFAKRLEKLAEELLDLLCENLGLEKGYLKNAFYGSKGPNFGTKVSNYPPCPKPDLIKGLRAHTDAGGIILLFQDDKVSGLQLLKDEQWIDVPPMRHSIVVNLGDQLEVITNGKYKSVMHRVIAQTDGTRMSLASFYNPGNDAVIYPAPSLIEESKQVYPKFVFDDYMKLYAGLKFQPKEPRFEAMKAMEANVELVDQIASA